The following are encoded together in the Bacillus cereus group sp. RP43 genome:
- a CDS encoding efflux RND transporter permease subunit, with protein sequence MNKLINFSLKNKFAVWLLTIIVTIAGIYSGMNMKLETIPDITTPIVTVTTVYPGATPEEVADKISKPMEEQLQNLSGVNVVSSSSFQNASSIQVEYDFDKNMEKAETEIKESLANVKLPEGVKDPKVSRVNFNAFPVISLSVASKNESLAALTENVEKNVVPGLKGLDGVASVQIAGQQVDEVQLVFKKDKMKELGLSEDTVKNMIKGSDVSLPLGLYTFKDTEKSVVVDGNITTIKALKELKIPAIPSSPNGQGNQNAGAGTQAPQMNPAAMNGIPTVTLEDIADIKEVGKAESISRTNGKEAIGIQIVKAADANTVDVVNAVKDKVTDLEKKYKDLEIISTFDQGAPIEKSVETMLSKAIFGAIFAIVIIMLFLRNIRTTLISVVSIPLSLLIAVLVIKQMDITLNIMTLGAMTVAIGRVVDDSIVVIENIYRRMSLSEEKLRGKDLIREATKEMFIPIMSSTIVTIAVFLPLGLVKGMIGEMFLPFALTIVFALLASLLVAVTIVPMLAHSLFKKESMREKEVHHEEKPSKLANGYKRILEWALNHKIITSSIAVLLLVGSLALVPIIGVSFLPSEEEKMIIATYKPEPGQTLEDVEKIATKAEKHFQDKKDVKTIQFSLGGENPMSPGQTNQAMFFVQYDNDTKNFEKEKEQVVKDLQKMSGKGEWKNQDFGASGGSNEIKLYVYGDSSEEIKPVVKDIQNIMKKNKDLKDVDSSIAKTYAEYTLVADQEKLSKMGLTAAQIGMGLSNQHDRPVLTTIKKDSKDINVYVETEKQNYETIDDLTNRKITTPLGNEVAVKDVMTVKESETSNTVTHRDGRVYAEVSAKLTSDDVSKASAAVQKEVDKMDLPSGVDVSMGGVTQDIQESFKQLGLAMLAAIAIVYFVLVVTFGGALAPFAILFSLPFTIIGALVALLISGETLSVSAMIGALMLIGIVVTNAIVLIDRVIHKENDGLSTREALLEAGATRLRPILMTAIATIGALIPLALGFEGSGLISKGLGVTVIGGLTSSTLLTLLIVPIVYEALSKFKKKKAK encoded by the coding sequence ATGAACAAACTCATTAATTTCTCGTTAAAAAATAAGTTCGCGGTTTGGCTACTAACCATTATTGTTACCATTGCAGGCATTTATTCCGGGATGAACATGAAGTTAGAAACAATTCCTGATATTACAACGCCTATTGTAACAGTAACTACGGTTTATCCTGGTGCTACACCAGAAGAAGTAGCTGATAAAATTTCAAAACCAATGGAAGAGCAACTGCAAAATTTAAGCGGTGTAAACGTTGTTAGTTCTTCATCTTTTCAAAACGCATCTTCTATTCAGGTAGAATATGATTTTGATAAAAACATGGAAAAAGCCGAAACAGAAATTAAAGAATCGCTTGCAAATGTGAAACTGCCAGAAGGTGTGAAAGACCCGAAAGTCTCACGAGTAAACTTTAATGCCTTTCCTGTTATTTCATTAAGCGTAGCGAGTAAAAATGAATCTTTAGCTGCCTTAACAGAAAATGTAGAAAAAAATGTTGTTCCTGGATTAAAAGGACTTGATGGTGTCGCATCTGTTCAAATCGCAGGTCAACAAGTAGACGAAGTACAGCTTGTCTTCAAAAAAGATAAGATGAAAGAATTAGGTTTAAGTGAAGATACTGTGAAAAATATGATTAAAGGTTCGGACGTATCATTACCACTTGGCTTATATACATTTAAAGATACGGAAAAATCAGTTGTTGTAGATGGTAACATTACAACAATTAAAGCATTAAAAGAATTAAAAATTCCAGCTATCCCTTCATCACCAAATGGTCAAGGTAATCAAAATGCTGGTGCCGGAACACAAGCACCACAGATGAATCCAGCCGCTATGAACGGCATACCAACGGTTACATTAGAAGACATTGCTGATATTAAAGAAGTCGGAAAAGCAGAGTCTATTTCTCGAACAAATGGAAAAGAAGCAATTGGAATTCAAATTGTGAAGGCTGCTGATGCGAATACAGTTGATGTTGTAAATGCAGTTAAAGATAAAGTAACAGACCTTGAAAAAAAATATAAAGACTTAGAGATTATTTCAACATTCGATCAAGGTGCGCCTATTGAAAAATCAGTCGAAACAATGCTTAGCAAAGCTATTTTCGGTGCTATCTTTGCGATTGTTATTATTATGTTGTTCCTGCGAAACATTCGAACAACGCTAATCTCTGTCGTTTCTATACCACTTTCTCTATTAATTGCAGTTTTAGTCATAAAACAAATGGATATTACGCTTAACATTATGACACTTGGAGCAATGACAGTCGCTATCGGACGTGTCGTCGATGACTCCATTGTTGTTATTGAAAATATTTACCGACGCATGTCGTTATCAGAAGAAAAATTACGTGGAAAAGATTTAATTCGTGAAGCTACGAAAGAAATGTTTATCCCAATTATGTCTTCTACAATTGTAACAATCGCTGTATTCTTACCTCTTGGGCTTGTCAAAGGTATGATTGGTGAAATGTTCTTACCATTTGCTTTAACTATTGTATTTGCTTTATTAGCATCCTTACTGGTAGCTGTTACAATAGTACCAATGCTAGCTCACTCCTTATTCAAGAAAGAGAGCATGAGAGAAAAAGAAGTACATCATGAAGAAAAACCAAGCAAATTAGCAAACGGATATAAACGTATACTTGAATGGGCTTTAAACCATAAAATTATTACATCAAGTATCGCTGTTCTTCTATTAGTAGGTAGCCTTGCACTTGTACCAATTATCGGTGTCAGCTTCTTACCATCTGAAGAAGAAAAAATGATTATTGCAACGTACAAACCTGAGCCAGGTCAAACGTTAGAAGACGTTGAAAAAATTGCAACGAAAGCTGAAAAACATTTCCAAGATAAAAAAGACGTCAAAACAATTCAATTCTCATTAGGTGGCGAAAACCCAATGAGCCCTGGTCAAACAAATCAGGCAATGTTCTTCGTTCAATATGATAACGATACGAAAAACTTTGAAAAAGAGAAAGAACAAGTCGTTAAAGATTTACAAAAGATGTCTGGAAAAGGCGAATGGAAAAACCAAGATTTTGGAGCAAGTGGCGGTAGTAACGAAATTAAGCTATACGTTTATGGAGATAGCTCTGAAGAAATCAAGCCTGTCGTTAAAGACATTCAAAATATCATGAAGAAAAATAAAGACTTAAAAGACGTAGACTCTAGTATTGCGAAAACATATGCAGAATACACATTAGTCGCTGATCAAGAGAAGTTAAGTAAAATGGGCTTAACAGCTGCTCAAATTGGAATGGGACTTTCGAATCAACATGATCGCCCTGTTCTAACAACAATTAAAAAAGACAGTAAAGATATAAATGTATATGTAGAAACTGAAAAACAAAACTATGAAACGATCGATGATTTAACAAATCGTAAAATTACAACGCCACTTGGTAATGAAGTTGCTGTTAAAGACGTTATGACTGTAAAAGAAAGTGAAACTTCTAATACAGTAACGCACCGAGATGGCCGCGTTTATGCGGAAGTTAGTGCAAAATTAACATCTGATGATGTTTCAAAAGCATCTGCGGCTGTTCAAAAAGAAGTAGATAAAATGGATCTTCCTTCTGGTGTAGATGTTTCTATGGGCGGTGTTACACAAGATATTCAAGAATCATTCAAACAACTTGGCTTAGCGATGTTAGCTGCGATTGCCATTGTATACTTCGTTCTTGTCGTTACATTTGGCGGTGCCCTTGCACCATTCGCAATTTTATTCTCGCTACCATTCACAATCATTGGTGCACTCGTTGCCTTATTAATCTCTGGCGAAACGTTAAGTGTATCTGCGATGATTGGGGCTCTTATGCTAATTGGTATCGTTGTAACGAATGCAATCGTGCTTATTGACCGCGTTATTCATAAAGAAAATGACGGCCTATCAACACGTGAAGCATTATTAGAAGCTGGTGCAACACGCCTGCGTCCTATCTTAATGACTGCAATTGCAACAATTGGGGCTCTTATCCCGCTTGCATTAGGATTTGAAGGTAGCGGCTTAATTTCTAAAGGACTTGGTGTAACAGTAATCGGTGGATTAACAAGTTCAACATTGTTAACACTTCTTATCGTACCAATCGTTTATGAAGCATTAAGCAAATTTAAAAAGAAAAAAGCAAAGTAA
- a CDS encoding TetR/AcrR family transcriptional regulator, translating into MKEKERLIIEMAMKLFATKGVNATSVQEIVTACGISKGAFYLYFKSKDELLLATLRYYYDKIQKKMLDIEKESLLPREKFEKQLYFQFTDVQKHKEFIIMHARENAIPFNKEVEEFMVRMKLESHAFYRNSLLSIYGEKISPYLLDLVIMVEGICHGYLQLIILNEPEIDFSHVSSFILKRVDDLVEGLLDSSEEPVLNEEKIGELFCSSELIKEQVKEHFLNEIIILKRTLADQLENDEVLVTLDVLESEMRVQNPRIPVIRGMLANLETYNDLNDFRLRLARYYYIN; encoded by the coding sequence ATGAAAGAAAAAGAGCGCTTAATTATAGAGATGGCTATGAAGTTATTTGCGACTAAGGGTGTAAATGCAACGTCAGTACAAGAAATTGTCACAGCTTGTGGTATATCAAAAGGGGCTTTTTATTTGTATTTTAAATCGAAAGATGAGCTTTTATTAGCGACACTTCGATATTATTATGACAAAATCCAAAAGAAAATGCTGGATATTGAAAAAGAATCGTTATTACCACGTGAAAAATTTGAAAAACAATTATATTTTCAGTTTACTGATGTGCAAAAACATAAAGAATTTATTATTATGCATGCAAGAGAAAATGCCATTCCATTTAATAAAGAAGTAGAAGAGTTTATGGTGCGGATGAAGTTAGAATCTCATGCATTTTATCGGAATAGCCTACTGTCTATTTATGGTGAAAAAATCAGTCCATACTTATTAGATTTGGTAATTATGGTGGAAGGGATATGCCACGGTTATTTACAATTAATTATTTTAAATGAACCGGAAATAGATTTCTCTCATGTTTCTTCATTTATTTTAAAAAGAGTAGACGATTTAGTAGAAGGGCTTCTAGACTCTTCGGAGGAACCTGTTTTAAATGAAGAAAAGATTGGGGAGTTATTTTGTAGCTCAGAGCTTATTAAAGAACAGGTGAAAGAGCATTTTTTAAATGAAATTATTATATTAAAACGAACATTAGCAGATCAACTAGAAAATGATGAGGTTTTAGTCACTTTAGATGTTTTAGAATCCGAAATGAGAGTTCAAAATCCAAGGATTCCAGTTATTCGAGGGATGTTAGCGAATTTAGAAACGTATAATGATTTGAATGATTTTAGATTGAGGTTAGCCCGATATTACTATATAAATTGA
- a CDS encoding MBOAT family O-acyltransferase, whose amino-acid sequence MVFSNLVFLCLFLPAVLLIYYAVRKELQNIVLLFFSLVFYAWGEPIYVFLMLFSIFVNYWFGILLGNSRFTNGQRKLLLTFAIIMNTAILGYFKYANFLVDNINSIFHTNIILEKIPLPIGISFFTFHAMSYIIDIYKKKVDAQRNIFDLALYFTVFPQLVAGPIVRYNTISHQLHQRTVDAEKFSEGVRRFIIGFGKKVLIANQLGAIADEIFAMNPSDMSVSLAWMGAIAYTLQIYFDFSGYSDMAIGLGKMFGFDFLENFNYPYISKSISEFWRRWHISLGSWFRDYVYIPLGGNRVTTWKIYRNLFIVWGLTGFWHGASWTFMIWGIYYGILIALEKAGLENLLQKLWSPLQHIYVMFLVIIGWVFFRADNFSYCLEFLKSMFGFNGPLTDINSYFYIMNYWGIFLLAIITAAPVFPWLQKVLSTKRFAVLSPIYYLSILVIVLVFLTNATYNPFIYFRF is encoded by the coding sequence ATGGTATTTAGTAACCTTGTCTTTTTATGTTTATTTTTACCCGCTGTACTCTTAATTTATTATGCTGTACGCAAAGAACTACAAAATATAGTTTTATTATTTTTTAGTTTAGTATTTTATGCCTGGGGCGAACCCATCTATGTTTTCCTAATGCTGTTCTCTATCTTTGTTAACTATTGGTTTGGTATCTTGTTAGGGAATAGTCGCTTCACAAATGGGCAAAGAAAACTATTATTAACGTTTGCAATTATAATGAACACAGCTATTTTAGGATATTTTAAATACGCAAACTTTTTAGTGGATAATATCAATTCTATCTTCCATACCAATATTATTCTTGAAAAAATACCTTTACCAATTGGTATTTCATTTTTCACGTTCCATGCGATGAGTTATATTATCGACATTTATAAGAAAAAAGTCGATGCTCAACGAAATATCTTTGATTTGGCTTTATACTTTACTGTATTTCCACAATTAGTAGCAGGACCAATTGTTCGTTATAATACAATTTCTCACCAATTACACCAGCGAACTGTTGATGCCGAAAAATTCTCTGAAGGAGTTCGCCGTTTTATTATTGGTTTTGGGAAAAAAGTTTTAATTGCTAACCAATTAGGTGCTATAGCCGATGAGATTTTCGCAATGAATCCTTCTGATATGAGTGTATCATTAGCATGGATGGGAGCCATTGCCTATACGCTACAAATTTACTTTGATTTTTCTGGATACAGTGACATGGCAATTGGATTAGGAAAGATGTTTGGATTTGATTTTCTAGAAAACTTTAATTATCCATATATCTCAAAATCCATTTCTGAATTTTGGCGTCGTTGGCATATTTCGCTCGGTTCTTGGTTCCGTGATTATGTCTATATTCCTCTTGGAGGAAATCGCGTTACAACTTGGAAAATTTATCGTAACCTCTTCATTGTATGGGGATTAACCGGGTTTTGGCATGGTGCCAGTTGGACCTTTATGATTTGGGGTATTTATTATGGAATTCTAATTGCACTTGAAAAAGCAGGACTTGAAAACCTACTTCAAAAATTATGGAGTCCTCTCCAACATATTTACGTTATGTTTTTAGTTATTATTGGATGGGTATTTTTCCGCGCAGATAATTTCAGTTATTGCCTTGAATTTTTAAAATCCATGTTCGGATTTAACGGTCCGTTAACAGACATTAATAGTTATTTCTATATAATGAATTATTGGGGCATTTTCCTATTAGCTATTATTACTGCAGCGCCCGTATTTCCATGGTTACAAAAAGTGTTATCAACAAAAAGATTCGCTGTTTTATCGCCAATTTATTATTTAAGTATTTTAGTCATTGTTTTAGTATTCCTAACAAATGCAACTTATAATCCATTTATTTATTTCCGTTTTTAA
- a CDS encoding ABC-F family ATP-binding cassette domain-containing protein, whose amino-acid sequence MIQGTISSWTEDTMSLLTVEKLGHTFGDRTLFKDVSMRLLAGEHVGLVGANGVGKSTFMNIITGQLIHDQGRVEWTPGTHYGYLDQHTILTPGRTIRDVLADAFLPLFEKENALNEVTEKMGTATPEELEDLLEQMAEIQDALEAGGFYLLDMKIEEAARGLGIDAIGLDRDVSALSGGQRTKVLLAKLLLEQPEVLLLDEPTNYLDVEHINWLSNYLKEYPHAFLLISHDTEFMNKCVDVIFHLEFTKMTRYTATYEKFLELAEINKNQHINAYEKQREFIKKQEDFIAKNKARYSTTGRAKSRQKQLDRMELIDRPETAIKPEFSFKECRASSRFVFEGENVEIGYTHPLLPKLTMTIERGEKIAIVGCNGVGKSTLLKTILGKNKPLSGKTSLGDFLEPAYFEQEVKADNITPIDDVWNTFPSMDQHQIRAMLAKCGLKNEHISRPLNQLSGGEQAKVRLCKLMGEESNWLLFDEPTNHLDVTAKEELKKAMKAYKGTILLVCHEPDFYEDWITKVWNVEEWAEKNN is encoded by the coding sequence ATGATTCAAGGTACTATTTCAAGTTGGACGGAGGATACTATGAGCTTATTAACAGTCGAAAAACTAGGACATACATTTGGTGATCGTACATTATTTAAAGATGTATCTATGCGATTACTAGCAGGTGAGCACGTTGGATTAGTCGGTGCAAATGGTGTTGGTAAATCAACATTTATGAATATTATTACTGGTCAACTTATTCACGACCAAGGTCGCGTAGAGTGGACACCAGGTACACATTACGGTTACTTAGACCAGCATACAATTTTAACACCTGGTCGTACAATCCGTGATGTATTAGCAGATGCATTTTTACCTTTATTTGAAAAAGAAAACGCGTTAAATGAAGTTACAGAAAAAATGGGAACCGCTACACCGGAGGAATTAGAGGACCTTCTTGAGCAGATGGCAGAGATCCAAGATGCTCTCGAAGCAGGCGGTTTCTATTTACTAGATATGAAAATCGAAGAAGCAGCACGAGGTCTTGGAATTGATGCAATCGGTTTAGATCGTGATGTTTCAGCACTAAGTGGTGGGCAACGTACAAAAGTATTACTTGCTAAACTATTACTTGAACAACCAGAAGTGTTATTACTCGATGAGCCTACCAACTATTTAGATGTGGAACACATTAATTGGCTATCGAATTATTTAAAAGAATACCCGCATGCATTCTTATTAATTTCCCATGATACGGAATTTATGAATAAATGTGTTGATGTTATTTTCCATCTAGAATTCACGAAAATGACGCGCTATACAGCGACATACGAAAAATTCTTAGAACTAGCAGAAATCAATAAAAATCAACATATAAACGCTTATGAAAAGCAGCGCGAGTTTATTAAAAAGCAAGAGGACTTCATTGCAAAGAACAAAGCTCGTTATTCAACTACAGGCCGTGCAAAGAGTCGTCAAAAACAGCTTGATCGCATGGAGCTTATTGATCGTCCTGAAACGGCAATTAAGCCAGAATTTTCATTTAAAGAATGTCGTGCAAGTAGCCGTTTCGTCTTTGAAGGTGAAAATGTAGAAATCGGATATACACACCCATTACTACCAAAACTAACAATGACAATTGAACGCGGTGAAAAAATTGCTATCGTTGGATGTAATGGTGTTGGTAAATCAACATTACTAAAAACGATTTTAGGAAAAAATAAACCTTTAAGCGGTAAAACGAGTCTTGGTGACTTCTTAGAGCCTGCATACTTCGAGCAAGAAGTTAAAGCTGATAATATAACACCAATTGATGATGTGTGGAATACATTCCCTAGCATGGACCAACATCAAATTCGTGCAATGTTAGCGAAATGTGGACTAAAAAATGAACATATCTCTCGCCCATTAAATCAATTAAGTGGTGGGGAACAAGCAAAAGTTCGCTTATGTAAACTAATGGGTGAAGAAAGCAACTGGCTACTATTCGATGAGCCAACAAACCACCTTGATGTTACAGCAAAAGAAGAACTTAAAAAAGCTATGAAAGCATATAAAGGGACAATTCTTCTTGTATGTCACGAACCCGACTTCTATGAAGACTGGATAACAAAAGTTTGGAATGTAGAAGAATGGGCAGAAAAAAACAACTAA
- a CDS encoding TetR/AcrR family transcriptional regulator, with protein MSPRKAVKQELTREMIMNVARDLFIAQGYQHTSMRKIATELGYSHGSIYYHFKNKAELFYAMAEQDFQLLNKKLDEICNQKLSREEQLRAVLFGFIEFGLRNQSHYEIMFLIKDDELKECLADSPNVSYEKFASVISSLCDAKINAMLIWSVFLSLHGFVAHYCRSGQTFEELQGLAKVHVEFISKSLLM; from the coding sequence ATGTCACCAAGGAAAGCAGTTAAGCAAGAACTAACAAGAGAAATGATTATGAATGTAGCAAGGGATTTATTTATAGCACAAGGATATCAACATACTTCAATGCGCAAAATTGCAACGGAACTTGGATATAGTCATGGTTCGATCTATTATCATTTTAAAAATAAAGCAGAGCTATTTTACGCAATGGCGGAACAAGATTTTCAGTTATTAAATAAAAAATTAGATGAAATATGTAATCAAAAATTATCGAGAGAAGAACAATTAAGAGCAGTTTTATTCGGTTTTATTGAATTCGGCCTACGAAATCAGAGTCACTACGAAATCATGTTTTTAATTAAAGATGATGAGTTAAAAGAGTGCTTGGCGGATAGTCCGAATGTTAGTTATGAAAAATTTGCGAGCGTCATCTCTTCTTTATGCGATGCAAAAATAAATGCGATGTTAATATGGTCTGTCTTTTTATCATTACATGGGTTTGTAGCACATTATTGCAGGAGTGGTCAAACGTTTGAAGAACTACAAGGTTTAGCTAAGGTGCATGTAGAGTTTATTTCAAAATCGCTTCTTATGTAA